One Tubulanus polymorphus chromosome 5, tnTubPoly1.2, whole genome shotgun sequence DNA segment encodes these proteins:
- the LOC141905918 gene encoding iron-sulfur cluster co-chaperone protein HscB-like, whose translation MAAPMKYIQFCKKSCLNVCFSTLRVSRSFTSVAVNSTFLEDCGKSKSNCQNLSKRQNHPLQCRFLCPYVTMSERQCWKCGRHNGAAKKETFFCKCGVIQEVPDDITYFDVMRLERSFVLDTQELISKKRHLQKELHPDRYGQKTDIEQNLSIQQSTLVNEAFKTLSEPLSRGLYLLGLHGESIEEGSTEMKPDFLMEIMEINEDISAIETDAEAVALNKNNKSAMENLIGKITKAFNAEDILLAKELLARLQYYENISVKLGEVMMNRGIVVK comes from the exons ATGGCAGCGcccatgaaatatattcaattttgcaaaaaatcTTGTTTAAATGTGTGTTTTAGTACGCTGAGAGTCAGTAGATCATTTACATCAGTGGCTGTCAACTCGACATTCCTCGAAGATTGCGGTAAATCAAAATCGAACTGTCAAAACCTGTCAAAACGTCAAAATCATCCGTTACAATGCCGATTCCTATGCCCTTACGTAACCATGTCCGAGCGTCAGTGCTGGAAATGCGGGCGTCACAACGGTGCTGCGAAGAAGGAAACGTTCTTTTGTAAATGCGGAGTCATCCAAGAGGTTCCCGATGATATAACGTATTTCGATGTGATGCGTTTGGAAAGGTCTTTCGTTCTTGACACGCAAGAATTAATCTCAAAGAAAAGGCACTTACAGAAGGAACTTCACCCTGATCGATACGGACAAAAAACGGAT atcgaacaAAATTTGTCCATTCAGCAATCTACATTAGTCAATGAAGCATTCAAGACGCTAAGCGAGCCGCTGTCTCGAGGACTTTACTTGTTAGGCTTACACGGAGAATCGATCGAGGAAGGGTCCACGGAAATGAAACCGGATTTTCTGATGGAGATCATGGAAATCAACGAAGACATCAGCGCTATCGAAACCGACGCTGAAGCCGTTGCGTTGAACAAGAACAATAAATCGGCGATGGAAAATCTCATTGGTAAAATAACGAAAGCGTTTAACGCCGAGGATATTCTACTGGCGAAAGAGCTTCTCGCGCGATTGCAGTATTACGAAAATATCAGCGTAAAATTAGGCGAAGTTATGATGAATCGGGGAATTGTTGTTAAATAG